A DNA window from Actinomadura coerulea contains the following coding sequences:
- a CDS encoding D-sedoheptulose-7-phosphate isomerase, whose amino-acid sequence MTAQPGIRTRTATVHDQRLEALAEAALLFREQVPIVQAWGLRLAGVLRAGGRLLACGNGGSAAEAQHLTAELVGRFEDERRPLSAIPLHGDTSSVTAIGNDYGATTVFERQVQAHGRPGDVLVCLSTSGRSPNVIAAARRARGLGLTAWAVTGPGPNPLAEACDDALTVRAASTSTVQEIHLAAIHLLCGAVDDALGVRHA is encoded by the coding sequence ATGACCGCGCAGCCCGGTATCCGTACCCGCACCGCCACCGTCCACGACCAGCGGCTGGAGGCGCTCGCGGAGGCGGCGCTGCTGTTCCGCGAGCAGGTCCCCATCGTGCAGGCGTGGGGCCTGCGCCTGGCCGGCGTCCTGCGCGCCGGCGGCCGGCTGCTGGCCTGCGGCAACGGCGGCAGCGCCGCGGAGGCGCAGCATCTGACGGCCGAGCTCGTCGGCCGGTTCGAGGACGAGCGCCGGCCGCTGTCGGCGATTCCGCTGCACGGCGACACCTCGTCGGTCACGGCGATCGGGAACGACTACGGCGCGACCACCGTGTTCGAGCGGCAGGTGCAGGCCCACGGCCGTCCCGGGGACGTCCTGGTGTGCCTGTCGACCAGCGGGCGCAGCCCCAACGTGATCGCGGCGGCCCGCCGGGCACGCGGGCTCGGGCTCACGGCCTGGGCGGTCACCGGGCCGGGCCCGAACCCGCTGGCCGAGGCGTGCGACGACGCGCTCACCGTGCGGGCCGCCTCGACCTCGACCGTCCAGGAGATCCACCTCGCCGCGATCCACCTGCTGTGCGGCGCGGTCGACGACGCCCTGGGGGTGCGCCATGCCTGA
- a CDS encoding glycosyltransferase: MKIAMISEHASPLAAGRGPAGKGLGGADGGGQNVFVAELAAELGGQGHLVTVYTRRDAAGLPERVGFAPGVTVEHVPAGPAEHIAKDGLLPWMHDFGRYLERRWAEDPPDVAHAHFWMSGLAAVQAAQAAGARRVPVVQTYHALGTVKRRHQGDGDTSPASRIRLERALGRAADAVVATCSDETAELAAMGVPRDRVRVVPCGVDLDLFSPAGPARAGRGRHRLVVLSRLVERKGVDTAIRALAHLPDAELLVAGGPPREGLDGDPEVRRLRRAAADAGVAGRVEFLGRLGRDEVPPLLRSASLIVSLPWYEPFGMVPLEAMACGVPVVATAVGGHLDTVVDGVTGVVVPPRDPERAARAIRRVLDDPAGRDAMGRAGGGRAREHYSWARVAADTARVYREAAVLSEVAA; this comes from the coding sequence ATGAAGATAGCCATGATCTCCGAGCACGCCAGCCCCCTCGCCGCCGGGCGCGGCCCCGCCGGGAAGGGGCTGGGCGGAGCGGACGGCGGCGGGCAGAACGTGTTCGTCGCGGAACTGGCCGCCGAACTCGGCGGGCAGGGGCACCTCGTCACCGTGTACACGCGCCGCGACGCGGCCGGCCTGCCCGAGCGGGTGGGGTTCGCGCCCGGCGTGACCGTGGAGCACGTCCCGGCGGGCCCGGCCGAGCACATCGCCAAGGACGGCCTGCTGCCGTGGATGCACGACTTCGGGAGGTACCTGGAGCGGCGCTGGGCCGAGGACCCGCCCGACGTCGCGCACGCCCACTTCTGGATGAGCGGCCTCGCGGCCGTCCAGGCCGCGCAGGCGGCGGGGGCCCGGCGCGTCCCGGTGGTGCAGACCTACCACGCGCTCGGCACCGTCAAGCGGCGCCACCAGGGCGACGGCGACACCAGCCCCGCCTCCCGCATCCGGCTGGAGCGCGCGCTCGGGCGCGCCGCCGACGCCGTCGTCGCCACCTGCTCGGACGAGACCGCCGAGCTCGCCGCGATGGGCGTCCCCCGCGACCGCGTCCGCGTGGTGCCGTGCGGGGTCGACCTGGACCTGTTCTCCCCCGCGGGGCCTGCCCGCGCCGGGCGGGGACGGCACCGGCTCGTGGTGCTCTCGCGGCTCGTCGAGCGCAAGGGCGTCGACACCGCCATCCGCGCGCTGGCGCACCTGCCGGACGCCGAGCTGCTGGTCGCGGGCGGGCCGCCCCGCGAGGGCCTCGACGGCGATCCCGAGGTGCGCAGGCTGCGGCGCGCGGCGGCGGACGCGGGCGTGGCCGGGCGGGTGGAGTTCCTCGGCCGGCTCGGCCGCGACGAGGTCCCGCCGCTGCTGCGCTCGGCGAGCCTCATCGTCTCCCTGCCCTGGTACGAGCCGTTCGGCATGGTGCCCCTGGAGGCCATGGCCTGCGGGGTCCCGGTGGTGGCGACCGCCGTCGGAGGGCACCTGGACACCGTCGTGGACGGCGTCACCGGCGTGGTCGTCCCGCCGCGCGACCCGGAGAGGGCCGCCAGGGCGATCCGGCGGGTGCTGGACGATCCGGCCGGGCGCGACGCGATGGGGCGCGCGGGCGGGGGGCGGGCGCGCGAACACTACTCGTGGGCGCGGGTCGCCGCCGACACCGCCCGCGTCTACCGGGAGGCCGCCGTGCTGAGCGAGGTGGCGGCCTGA
- a CDS encoding glycosyltransferase codes for MRVLMWHVHGSWATSFVHGPQTTLVPVTPDRGPDGRGRPDTFHWPDRAVEVPPERLRDEDVDAVVLQRPHELRLAEEWLGRRPGRDLPAVYVEHDTPRRTPSDVGMPEEVVPDSRHFLHDRSDIPVVHVTHFNQLFWNCGRAPTTVIEHGVVDPGYRYTAELPRAGVVINDPLRRGRVAGADLLAELAAAVPLDLFGMNVSGAPRELGIAHEALWTFEDLPQARMHDELARRRVYVHPYRWTSLGLALIEAMMLGLPVVALATTEAVEAVPPEAGVLSTRVATLADAARTLAADPPRARQMGKEARAHAVDRYGLARFLRDWRRTLQEVTR; via the coding sequence ATGAGAGTGCTGATGTGGCACGTGCACGGATCGTGGGCGACGTCGTTCGTCCACGGCCCGCAGACCACGCTCGTCCCCGTCACCCCCGACCGGGGCCCGGACGGCAGGGGCCGCCCCGACACCTTCCACTGGCCCGACCGCGCGGTCGAGGTGCCGCCGGAGCGGCTCCGCGACGAGGACGTCGACGCCGTCGTCCTGCAGCGGCCCCACGAACTGCGCCTCGCCGAGGAATGGCTCGGGCGCCGCCCCGGACGCGACCTCCCGGCCGTCTACGTCGAGCACGACACGCCCCGCCGGACCCCGTCCGACGTGGGCATGCCGGAGGAGGTCGTCCCCGACAGCCGCCACTTCCTGCACGACCGCTCCGACATCCCCGTCGTGCACGTCACCCACTTCAACCAGCTGTTCTGGAACTGCGGCCGCGCCCCGACCACGGTCATCGAGCACGGCGTCGTCGACCCCGGCTACCGGTACACCGCCGAACTGCCGCGCGCCGGCGTCGTCATCAACGACCCGCTGCGCCGCGGGCGCGTCGCCGGCGCGGACCTGCTGGCCGAGCTGGCGGCCGCCGTCCCCCTGGACCTGTTCGGGATGAACGTCTCCGGCGCCCCGCGCGAGCTCGGCATCGCGCACGAGGCGCTGTGGACGTTCGAGGACCTGCCGCAGGCGAGGATGCACGACGAGCTCGCCCGCCGCCGCGTCTACGTCCACCCCTACCGGTGGACCTCGCTCGGCCTCGCGCTGATCGAGGCCATGATGCTCGGCCTGCCGGTGGTGGCGCTCGCCACCACCGAGGCGGTCGAGGCGGTGCCGCCGGAGGCCGGGGTCCTGTCCACGCGGGTCGCCACCCTGGCCGACGCCGCGCGGACCCTGGCCGCCGACCCGCCGCGTGCCCGCCAGATGGGGAAGGAGGCGCGGGCCCACGCCGTCGACCGGTACGGGCTCGCGCGGTTCCTGCGCGACTGGCGGCGAACTCTCCAGGAGGTAACGCGATGA
- a CDS encoding glycosyltransferase family 9 protein, which translates to MRVLVARQDNIGDVLLAGPAVRAVAERADELVLLCGPRGRAAADMLPGVDRVIEWRAPWIDPDHVPVEQAEIDRLTGMLEGFDRALILTSFHQSPLPLALLLRLAGTPWIGGISEDYPGSLLDLRHRPDTDVPEPLRMLALVEDAGFPAPADTRLRVRGPLPDVDHLTGGPGYVVVHPGTSVPARAWPPGHCAEAVRLLVAAGRRVVVTGHKDEKDLTALVAGEDGLDLGGRTSLPELASVLRGACAAVAGNTGPAHLAAAVGTPVVSLFAPTVPAARWAPFGVPLALLGDQGAPCKDTRARDCPVDGHPCLASVGPDEVAAAVEIVATDEVAAADEEVHAR; encoded by the coding sequence ATGAGAGTGCTCGTCGCACGACAGGACAACATCGGCGACGTCCTGCTCGCCGGCCCCGCCGTGCGGGCGGTCGCCGAGCGCGCCGACGAGCTCGTGCTGCTGTGCGGGCCGCGCGGGCGCGCCGCGGCCGACATGCTGCCCGGCGTCGACCGGGTCATCGAGTGGCGCGCCCCCTGGATCGACCCCGACCACGTCCCCGTCGAACAGGCCGAGATCGACCGCCTCACCGGCATGCTCGAGGGGTTCGACCGGGCGCTGATCCTGACCTCGTTCCACCAGTCGCCGCTGCCGCTCGCGCTGCTGCTGCGGCTGGCCGGGACGCCCTGGATCGGCGGCATCAGCGAGGACTACCCGGGGTCGCTGCTGGACCTGCGGCACCGCCCCGACACCGACGTGCCCGAGCCGCTGCGCATGCTCGCCCTGGTGGAGGACGCCGGTTTCCCCGCCCCCGCCGACACCCGGCTGCGGGTCCGCGGCCCGCTGCCCGACGTCGACCACCTCACCGGCGGACCGGGCTACGTCGTGGTGCACCCGGGGACGTCGGTGCCGGCGCGCGCCTGGCCCCCCGGGCACTGCGCCGAGGCGGTGCGGCTGCTCGTCGCGGCCGGGCGCCGGGTGGTCGTGACCGGCCACAAGGACGAGAAGGACCTGACGGCGCTGGTCGCCGGGGAGGACGGCCTCGACCTCGGCGGCCGCACCAGCCTGCCCGAGCTGGCGTCGGTGCTGCGCGGCGCCTGCGCCGCCGTCGCCGGCAACACCGGGCCCGCGCATCTGGCGGCGGCCGTCGGGACGCCGGTCGTGTCGCTGTTCGCGCCCACCGTCCCGGCCGCCCGGTGGGCGCCCTTCGGGGTGCCGCTGGCGCTGCTCGGCGACCAGGGGGCCCCGTGCAAGGACACCCGCGCCCGCGACTGCCCCGTGGACGGCCACCCCTGCCTGGCGTCGGTCGGCCCGGACGAGGTCGCCGCCGCGGTGGAGATCGTGGCGACGGACGAGGTCGCGGCGGCGGACGAGGAGGTGCACGCCCGATGA
- a CDS encoding HAD-IIIA family hydrolase, with product MSCTVVIPTIGRPSLRVTLHALLTALRDGAGPAPHEIIVVDDRPAPGAPLPLPPPAGQRIRVIRSGGRGPAAARNAGWRAATTEWVAFLDDDVVPEAKWPSRLAADLAALPPEAGGSQGRVSVPPPDGRAPTDWERGTAGLADADWITADMAYRRGVLAGLGGFDERFRRAYREDADLALRAMDAGHGLVLGERRLTHPVRRAGFWASVRAQAGNADDVLMWRVHGPSWRRRAGEGRGLLRRHVLTTAVGLLALAALPAAARGRRGAAVALTAAGTWAALTARFAHERIRPGPRTPDEVTKMLVTSVAIPPAAVWHRVRGLVVHRRARAWGGTRAVLFDRDDTLIRDVPYNGDPARVEPMPGARRALDRLRRHGVRIGVVSNQSGVAKGRITAGDVRRVNARAEELLGPIDVWEFCPHDDGDGCGCRKPRPGLVERAAERLGVPPSECAVIGDIGGDIEAAAAAGARGILVPTGRTLRTEIARAPETAPTLDAAVDLVLGGRRRR from the coding sequence ATGAGCTGCACCGTCGTCATTCCCACGATCGGCAGGCCGAGCCTGCGCGTCACCCTGCACGCGCTGCTGACCGCGCTGCGGGACGGCGCGGGCCCCGCGCCGCACGAGATCATCGTCGTGGACGACCGCCCGGCGCCCGGCGCGCCGCTGCCGCTGCCGCCGCCCGCCGGGCAGCGCATCCGGGTGATCCGCTCCGGCGGCCGCGGACCCGCCGCCGCGCGCAACGCGGGCTGGCGCGCCGCGACGACCGAGTGGGTCGCCTTCCTGGACGACGACGTCGTCCCCGAGGCCAAGTGGCCCTCCCGGCTGGCGGCCGACCTCGCCGCCCTGCCGCCGGAGGCCGGCGGCTCCCAGGGCCGCGTCAGCGTCCCGCCGCCGGACGGCCGGGCCCCGACCGACTGGGAGCGGGGCACCGCCGGGCTCGCGGACGCCGACTGGATCACCGCGGACATGGCCTACCGCCGCGGCGTGCTGGCCGGACTCGGCGGCTTCGACGAGCGCTTCCGCCGCGCCTACCGCGAGGACGCCGACCTGGCGCTGCGCGCCATGGACGCCGGCCACGGCCTCGTCCTCGGGGAGCGGCGGCTGACGCATCCGGTCCGCCGGGCCGGGTTCTGGGCGTCGGTGCGGGCGCAGGCCGGGAACGCCGACGACGTCCTCATGTGGCGCGTGCACGGCCCGTCCTGGCGCCGCCGCGCCGGTGAGGGCCGCGGCCTTCTCCGCCGCCACGTCCTCACCACCGCGGTGGGCCTGCTCGCCCTCGCCGCCCTTCCCGCGGCGGCGCGCGGCCGCCGCGGCGCGGCCGTCGCGCTCACCGCCGCGGGAACCTGGGCGGCGCTCACCGCGAGATTCGCCCACGAGCGGATACGGCCGGGCCCACGGACGCCGGACGAGGTGACGAAGATGCTGGTCACCAGCGTCGCCATCCCGCCCGCGGCGGTCTGGCACCGTGTGCGGGGCCTGGTCGTCCACCGGCGGGCGCGGGCCTGGGGCGGGACGCGGGCCGTGCTGTTCGACCGCGACGACACCCTGATCAGGGACGTCCCCTACAACGGGGACCCGGCGCGGGTCGAGCCGATGCCGGGCGCCCGCCGCGCCCTGGACCGGCTGCGGCGGCACGGCGTCCGCATCGGCGTCGTGTCCAACCAGTCAGGGGTCGCCAAGGGCCGCATCACCGCCGGGGACGTGCGCCGCGTCAACGCCCGCGCCGAGGAGCTGCTCGGCCCCATCGACGTGTGGGAGTTCTGCCCGCACGACGACGGCGACGGCTGCGGGTGCCGCAAGCCGCGCCCGGGGCTGGTCGAGCGCGCGGCCGAGCGGCTCGGGGTGCCGCCGTCCGAGTGCGCCGTCATCGGCGACATCGGCGGCGACATCGAGGCCGCAGCGGCGGCCGGTGCGCGCGGCATCCTCGTCCCGACCGGCCGGACCCTCCGCACGGAGATCGCGCGGGCGCCGGAGACGGCCCCGACGCTGGACGCCGCCGTCGACCTGGTCCTCGGCGGAAGGCGGCGCCGATGA
- a CDS encoding carbamoyltransferase codes for MRVLGINAIFHDPAAALVSDGTVVAAAEEERFSRRKHGKRPVPFSAWEVPEQAARWCLEEAGLEPGDLDAVAYSYDPELAEPGLDGHDAQWERLRTLYARRAPNFLATALPGLDPGIVRYVPHHVAHAASAALAAPGPGEGDVLVLDGRGESHSHLAGTYEGGELTPLHAQRLPHSLGLMYEDLTEHLGFLRSSDEYKVMALASYGEPRFLDELREHVRATGDGGFEAAPVDWGSLAKARRPGGEWTRDHADLAASVQTRLEEVLLDLAAWLHGRTGARRLMLAGGVALNCVANSRLAEAGPYDEVWVQPAAGDAGTALGAALHVARSGGDPLAAMPGAGLGRRWDEGEIAARLDTARIPYERPDDLAAAVAAALARNEIVAWFQGRSEFGPRALGHRSLLAHPGHAANIERLNDVKGREQFRPIAPMVALDHAADIFEGPLPSPYMLFVHRVRPEWRERIPAVVHVDGTARVQTVDAADEPLVAGLLEEFRRRTGLPVLVNTSLNTAGRPMVDDPRDALECFGSAPVDLLAIGPFVVRRREVHAR; via the coding sequence ATGCGCGTGCTCGGAATCAACGCGATCTTCCACGATCCGGCCGCCGCGCTGGTGTCGGACGGCACCGTCGTCGCCGCGGCCGAGGAGGAGCGCTTCAGCCGGCGCAAGCACGGGAAGCGGCCGGTGCCCTTCTCCGCCTGGGAGGTGCCGGAGCAGGCCGCCCGCTGGTGCCTGGAGGAGGCCGGGCTGGAGCCCGGCGACCTCGACGCCGTCGCCTACTCCTACGATCCCGAGCTCGCCGAGCCGGGCCTCGACGGGCACGACGCCCAGTGGGAGCGCCTGCGCACGCTCTACGCGCGGCGCGCCCCGAACTTCCTGGCGACCGCGCTGCCGGGGCTCGACCCCGGGATCGTCCGGTACGTGCCGCACCACGTGGCGCACGCCGCGTCCGCCGCGCTCGCCGCGCCCGGGCCCGGCGAGGGCGACGTGCTGGTCCTGGACGGCCGCGGCGAGTCGCACTCGCACCTGGCCGGGACGTACGAGGGCGGCGAGCTGACACCGCTGCACGCCCAGCGCCTCCCCCACTCGCTCGGCCTCATGTACGAGGACCTCACCGAGCACCTCGGGTTCCTGCGCTCCAGCGACGAGTACAAGGTCATGGCGCTGGCGTCCTACGGCGAGCCGCGCTTCCTGGACGAGCTGCGCGAGCACGTCCGCGCGACCGGGGACGGCGGCTTCGAGGCCGCCCCGGTCGACTGGGGCTCCCTGGCGAAGGCCCGCCGGCCCGGCGGCGAGTGGACCCGCGACCACGCCGACCTCGCCGCCAGCGTCCAGACCCGCCTGGAGGAGGTGCTCCTCGACCTCGCGGCCTGGCTGCACGGCCGGACCGGCGCCCGCCGCCTGATGCTCGCCGGCGGCGTGGCCCTCAACTGCGTCGCCAACTCCCGGCTGGCCGAGGCCGGACCCTACGACGAGGTCTGGGTCCAGCCGGCGGCGGGCGACGCCGGGACGGCGCTCGGCGCCGCCCTGCACGTCGCGCGCTCGGGCGGCGACCCGCTGGCCGCCATGCCGGGCGCCGGCCTCGGCCGCCGATGGGACGAGGGGGAGATCGCCGCCCGGCTCGACACCGCGAGGATCCCCTACGAGCGTCCGGACGACCTGGCGGCCGCCGTCGCCGCGGCTCTGGCCCGCAACGAGATCGTGGCGTGGTTCCAGGGGCGCTCGGAATTCGGGCCGCGCGCGCTCGGGCACCGCTCTCTGCTCGCCCATCCCGGGCATGCCGCCAACATCGAGCGGCTCAACGACGTCAAGGGCCGCGAGCAGTTCCGGCCCATCGCCCCGATGGTGGCGCTCGACCACGCGGCCGACATCTTCGAGGGCCCGCTGCCGAGCCCCTACATGCTGTTCGTGCACCGGGTCAGACCCGAGTGGCGCGAGCGGATCCCCGCCGTCGTGCACGTGGACGGCACCGCCCGCGTGCAGACGGTCGACGCCGCCGACGAGCCGCTCGTGGCGGGCCTGCTGGAGGAGTTCCGCCGCCGCACCGGCCTGCCGGTCCTGGTGAACACCAGCCTGAACACCGCCGGGCGCCCCATGGTGGACGACCCGCGCGACGCGCTGGAGTGCTTCGGCTCGGCGCCGGTCGACCTGCTCGCCATCGGCCCGTTCGTGGTGCGCCGCCGGGAGGTGCACGCCCGATGA
- a CDS encoding glycosyltransferase family 2 protein, producing the protein MRFTVVVITRDRRRSLLATLAAARALTERAPVIVVDNASRDGSAAAVAEGFPEVTLIRSPRNLGAVARNLAVDHVRTPYVAFWDDDTWWDPDAPSRAAALLDAHPRLAVVTGRILVEPGGREDPIVPELRHSPVPGPPWMPGPALGSFLAGASMVRAEAFREAGGFSPRMWLGGEEELLSADLMALGWQLCFAEDVVVHHEPSRVREAHLRRRHGIRNTLWFTWLRRPLPVAVRRTAVLLRTLPRDRVTAAALAEAAAGLAWVARERRTLPRDVEDRLRRLEASQRESRARRYVS; encoded by the coding sequence ATGCGCTTCACCGTCGTCGTCATCACCCGGGACCGGCGGCGGTCCCTGCTCGCCACCCTGGCCGCCGCCCGCGCGCTCACCGAGCGGGCACCGGTCATCGTGGTCGACAACGCCTCACGGGACGGGTCCGCCGCCGCCGTCGCCGAGGGCTTCCCCGAGGTCACTCTGATCCGTTCGCCGCGCAACCTCGGCGCCGTCGCCCGCAACCTCGCCGTCGACCACGTCCGCACCCCCTACGTCGCGTTCTGGGACGACGACACCTGGTGGGACCCGGACGCGCCGTCGCGCGCCGCCGCCCTCCTGGACGCGCATCCGCGGCTCGCCGTCGTGACCGGCCGGATCCTGGTGGAGCCCGGCGGGCGCGAGGACCCGATCGTGCCGGAACTGCGGCACTCGCCCGTCCCCGGGCCGCCGTGGATGCCGGGACCGGCGCTCGGCTCGTTCCTGGCGGGTGCCTCCATGGTCCGCGCCGAGGCGTTCCGCGAGGCGGGCGGGTTCTCCCCCCGGATGTGGCTCGGAGGGGAGGAGGAGCTGCTGAGCGCCGACCTGATGGCGCTCGGCTGGCAGCTGTGCTTCGCCGAGGACGTCGTCGTGCACCACGAGCCGTCCCGCGTCCGCGAGGCGCACCTGCGGCGCCGGCACGGGATCCGCAACACCCTGTGGTTCACCTGGCTGCGCCGCCCGCTGCCCGTGGCCGTCCGCCGGACGGCCGTCCTGCTGCGCACCCTGCCGCGCGACCGCGTGACGGCCGCCGCGCTCGCCGAGGCCGCGGCCGGCCTGGCCTGGGTGGCCCGCGAGCGCAGGACCCTGCCCCGCGACGTCGAGGACCGGCTGCGCCGCCTGGAGGCGTCGCAGCGCGAATCCAGAGCCCGCCGCTACGTGAGCTAG
- a CDS encoding glycosyltransferase family 2 protein: MPDVTIVVATRDRAPELRRSLGHHTAPVIVVDNASGDGTAAVAEAAGATVLRLPSNRGAAARNAGAQLADTRYIAFADDDSWWAPGSLERAARILDAHPGTALLAAKVLVGEEERVDPVSERMARSELGRPEGLPGPAVLGFLACSVVMRRDAFLDAGGFSDVLHFGGEEELLALDLAAAGWGLAYAPELAVHHHPSGTGRDPAARRRRQARNRVLTAWLRRPLPAVARTAASALASREGRAGLADAARALPALARARRPVPPAVEAARTRLAGY; the protein is encoded by the coding sequence ATGCCGGACGTGACGATCGTGGTCGCCACCCGCGACCGCGCACCCGAACTGCGCCGCAGCCTGGGCCACCACACGGCCCCGGTCATCGTGGTCGACAACGCCTCCGGCGACGGCACCGCGGCCGTCGCGGAGGCTGCGGGGGCGACGGTGCTGAGGCTGCCGTCCAACCGGGGCGCGGCCGCCCGCAACGCCGGGGCGCAGCTCGCCGACACCCGCTACATCGCCTTCGCCGACGACGACTCCTGGTGGGCCCCGGGCTCGCTGGAGCGGGCGGCCCGGATCCTCGACGCCCACCCGGGGACGGCGCTGCTCGCCGCGAAGGTCCTCGTGGGGGAGGAGGAGCGGGTGGACCCCGTCTCCGAACGGATGGCGCGCTCCGAGCTCGGACGCCCCGAGGGCCTGCCGGGACCGGCCGTCCTCGGCTTCCTGGCCTGCTCGGTCGTCATGCGCAGGGACGCCTTCCTCGACGCCGGCGGCTTCTCCGACGTCCTGCACTTCGGCGGCGAGGAGGAGCTGCTCGCGCTCGACCTGGCCGCCGCCGGATGGGGGCTCGCCTACGCGCCGGAACTGGCCGTCCACCACCATCCGTCCGGGACCGGCCGCGACCCCGCGGCACGCCGCCGCAGGCAGGCCCGCAACCGGGTGCTGACCGCGTGGCTGCGCCGCCCGCTCCCCGCGGTCGCGCGCACCGCCGCCTCCGCACTCGCCAGCCGGGAGGGCCGCGCCGGGCTCGCCGACGCGGCCCGCGCGCTGCCCGCCCTCGCCCGCGCCAGGCGGCCGGTCCCGCCCGCGGTGGAGGCCGCCCGCACCCGGCTTGCGGGCTACTGA
- a CDS encoding MFS transporter, which yields MTQTTDLRGTIPERGSRNGSGGLALAVILLGQFMAILDVNIVNVALPTMRADLRASGAGLQLVVAGYVISYAVLLITGARLGGIAGHRRLYQLGLASFTLASLACGLAPSTGTLVVCRFLQGAGAAMLTPQVMSMIQRDFTGAARGRALGFYSAVIAGGIVVGQAAGGLLVAADLFGTGWRTVFLVNVPIGAALLLAGPRVLPRDEPAPRTRPLRAELDLPGVLTLAPAVLLLVVPLIMGHELGWPLWGWASLGASAAFAAAFVAVERRVAAAGGRPLVSPRVLRAPLLVPACVAIVFGPATWSSFLFTTTLHLQGDLRMSPLESGLAFVPCVTAFGLVGLNWQRLPARWQRRAVPAGFAVAGAGYLFVGPLAGGGLAYEALTAAIGFGLGVMPIIMTTALRHVSPGDAADASGLLLTLMQLAQVIGIATAGTLFLSLAESGGSTRHAEYGTGWALAGTVLLGAVCALSLARDRAPARP from the coding sequence ATGACACAGACAACCGACCTGCGCGGGACCATTCCCGAACGGGGGTCGCGGAACGGATCCGGCGGGCTCGCGCTCGCCGTCATCCTGCTCGGCCAGTTCATGGCCATCCTCGACGTGAACATCGTCAACGTGGCCCTCCCGACGATGCGCGCGGACCTGCGCGCCTCGGGCGCGGGGCTCCAGCTCGTCGTGGCCGGCTACGTCATCTCCTACGCCGTCCTGCTGATCACGGGTGCGCGGCTCGGCGGCATCGCGGGCCACCGCCGCCTGTACCAGCTCGGCCTCGCGTCCTTCACGCTGGCGTCGCTGGCGTGCGGGCTGGCGCCGTCCACCGGGACGCTGGTGGTGTGCCGCTTCCTGCAGGGCGCGGGCGCGGCGATGCTGACCCCGCAGGTCATGTCGATGATCCAGCGGGACTTCACCGGCGCGGCCCGGGGGCGGGCCCTCGGCTTCTACTCGGCCGTCATCGCGGGCGGCATCGTCGTCGGGCAGGCGGCCGGGGGCCTGCTGGTCGCCGCGGACCTGTTCGGGACGGGCTGGCGGACGGTCTTCCTCGTCAACGTGCCGATCGGCGCCGCGCTGCTGCTGGCGGGACCGCGCGTGCTGCCCCGCGACGAGCCCGCGCCCCGGACGCGCCCGCTGCGGGCCGAGCTGGACCTGCCGGGCGTGCTCACGCTGGCCCCGGCGGTGCTGCTGCTCGTCGTCCCGCTGATCATGGGGCACGAGCTGGGCTGGCCGCTGTGGGGCTGGGCGTCGCTGGGTGCCAGCGCCGCGTTCGCCGCGGCCTTCGTGGCCGTGGAGCGGCGCGTGGCGGCCGCGGGCGGGCGGCCGCTGGTCTCGCCCCGGGTGCTGCGCGCCCCGCTGCTGGTCCCGGCCTGCGTGGCGATCGTGTTCGGCCCGGCGACCTGGTCGTCGTTCCTGTTCACCACCACCCTGCACCTGCAGGGCGACCTGCGGATGTCCCCGCTGGAGTCGGGGCTGGCGTTCGTGCCGTGCGTCACCGCGTTCGGGCTGGTCGGGCTGAACTGGCAGCGGCTGCCGGCCCGCTGGCAGCGGCGCGCCGTCCCGGCCGGGTTCGCCGTGGCGGGGGCGGGCTACCTGTTCGTCGGCCCGCTCGCCGGAGGCGGCCTCGCCTACGAGGCGCTCACCGCGGCCATCGGGTTCGGGCTCGGGGTCATGCCGATCATCATGACGACCGCGCTGCGGCACGTCTCCCCGGGTGACGCCGCCGACGCCAGCGGCCTGCTCCTCACGCTGATGCAGCTCGCGCAGGTGATCGGCATCGCCACCGCCGGGACGCTGTTCCTCTCGCTGGCCGAGTCCGGCGGGTCCACCCGGCACGCCGAGTACGGCACGGGCTGGGCGCTCGCCGGGACGGTGCTGCTCGGCGCCGTGTGCGCACTGTCCCTGGCGCGCGACCGGGCCCCGGCCCGGCCCTGA